One window of the Camelina sativa cultivar DH55 chromosome 1, Cs, whole genome shotgun sequence genome contains the following:
- the LOC104776483 gene encoding cilia- and flagella-associated protein 20, whose translation MFKNTFQSGFLSILYSLGSKPLQIWDKEVVDGHVKRYHDDEIQSNVLEVVGSNIQSTYITCPADLSATLGIKLPFLVLVVKNMKKYFSFEIQILDDKNVRRRFRASNFQAVTRVKPYICTMPLKMDEGWNQIQLNLADLTRRAYGTNYAETLRVQIHANCRLRRIYFADRLYSEEELPPEFKLYLPVQKA comes from the exons ATGTTCAAGAACACGTTTCAGTCTGGGTTTCTGTCTATTTTGTACAGTCTAGG aagCAAGCCTCTTCAGATATGGGATAAAGAAG TTGTGGATGGCCATGTGAAGCGTTACCATGATGATGAGATCCAATCCAATGTGCTTGAAGTAGTTGGATCTAACATCCAGTCTACATACATTACATGTCCTGCTGATCTTTCCGCTACTCTTGGTATCAAACTTCCTTTTTTGGTCTTGGTTGtgaagaatatgaagaaatATTTCTCATTCGAGATTCAAATTCTGGATGACAAGAATGTGCGCCGCCGTTTCAGAGCTTCTAACTTTCAA GCTGTCACTAGAGTAAAGCCGTATATTTGCACAATGCCACTCAAGATGGACGAAGGCTGGAATCAAATCCAGCTTAACTTAGCTGATCTTACTAGGAGAGCTTATGGGACTAATTATGCTGAGACATTGCGAGTTCAGATTCATGCCAACTGCCGCCTCAGGCGCATATATTTTGCTGACCGTCTCTACTCAGAAGAGGAGCTTCCTCCGGAATTCAAGCTGTATCTCCCAGTGcag